In the Micromonospora narathiwatensis genome, one interval contains:
- a CDS encoding glycosyltransferase, with the protein MIRRVHLIESGGRGGVFNHAVEVAAGLTALGVDVVVHTADDCDEAPAPVVLCRCVTWHRASPNRVVRQARTSARYLLRTLPHLHRVIGPEDIVHVQGMFALTPELVSVARRRAATVVASPHNTFVRSNAPGGGRALRSALQDADRVLVYSEADRQSLLARGVANVGRVPLVQWTPPVQPALVEHWHRELKPDGGRLALLPGQVRADKNPAVFVEAVARLPGWRGAVVGADLGPGRQVDALVEQTGAAVTTAYRYLDVDEFTALVAAADVVVAPYEVASQSGVLAVAARLGVPTAVAPCGGLGELATAVARDSGAAAIGEAIVAAYDLGAKPIDTADAAIRFLHEYTATQQSRADGKTRSR; encoded by the coding sequence GTGATCCGGCGCGTTCATCTGATCGAGTCAGGAGGCCGGGGCGGGGTCTTCAACCACGCCGTCGAGGTTGCCGCCGGTCTGACCGCACTCGGCGTGGACGTCGTCGTGCACACCGCCGACGACTGCGACGAGGCGCCTGCCCCGGTGGTCCTGTGCCGATGCGTCACCTGGCACCGGGCCTCGCCCAACCGGGTCGTCCGCCAGGCCCGGACATCGGCGCGCTATCTCCTGCGCACCCTGCCGCACCTGCACCGGGTGATCGGTCCGGAGGACATCGTCCATGTCCAGGGCATGTTCGCGCTCACCCCGGAACTCGTCTCGGTGGCCCGGCGCCGCGCCGCGACCGTCGTCGCCAGCCCGCACAACACCTTCGTCCGGTCGAACGCCCCCGGAGGCGGACGGGCCTTGCGCAGCGCGCTCCAGGACGCCGACCGGGTCCTCGTCTACTCGGAGGCCGACCGGCAGAGCCTGCTCGCCCGGGGCGTGGCCAACGTCGGCCGGGTTCCCCTGGTGCAGTGGACCCCACCCGTGCAGCCGGCACTCGTCGAGCACTGGCACCGGGAGCTGAAGCCGGACGGCGGCAGGCTGGCCCTCCTGCCCGGTCAGGTCCGGGCGGACAAGAACCCGGCGGTGTTCGTCGAGGCCGTGGCGCGGTTGCCGGGCTGGCGGGGAGCGGTGGTCGGGGCGGATCTCGGACCGGGCCGGCAGGTCGACGCGCTGGTCGAACAGACCGGGGCGGCCGTGACGACCGCCTACCGCTATCTGGACGTCGACGAGTTCACCGCGCTGGTCGCCGCCGCCGACGTCGTCGTCGCCCCGTACGAGGTCGCCAGCCAGTCCGGCGTGCTCGCGGTGGCGGCCAGGCTGGGCGTACCGACCGCGGTGGCTCCCTGCGGTGGTCTGGGCGAGTTGGCCACCGCCGTCGCCCGCGACAGCGGCGCCGCGGCGATCGGGGAGGCCATCGTCGCCGCGTACGACCTCGGCGCGAAGCCGATCGACACGGCGGACGCCGCCATCCGCTTCCTTCACGAGTACACCGCCACCCAGCAGAGCCGGGCCGACGGCAAGACGCGAAGCCGCTGA
- a CDS encoding glycosyltransferase family 4 protein: MTITMVSVSDSAGGAEAHTVALGQGMRDRGHDVVLYGRCPGWDEHSLTRREIGLGPKWSRRTMATGLLRVPIERHRTRTIADSSIYHLQFKREQIALTAPLSRRAPVVWTEHGRWMGGPAGRLLLAGYARAAEHVSRVVCVSAAVASDLEPVVGRDKLVVVPNSIDTRRYAAPSAPARAALRRQLLPSHLQDRRVAVLAARLHAAKRHDRAIAAATASGSALLVVGDGPDRERLERLSAGNTDVHFTGHREDVPDLLAASDFYLYCGAETDGTPTCVLEATAAGLPVVAFRGDPGTELVARCGGLVVEDPSELTAERASAMLELRGGGVAYVEQQHGRESWLDGYERIFGECLR, translated from the coding sequence TTGACCATCACGATGGTCTCCGTCTCGGATAGCGCCGGCGGTGCCGAGGCGCACACCGTCGCGCTCGGCCAGGGAATGCGGGATCGCGGCCACGACGTGGTCCTGTACGGCCGGTGCCCGGGGTGGGACGAGCACAGCCTGACCCGACGAGAGATCGGGCTCGGCCCGAAATGGTCGCGTCGGACGATGGCCACCGGCCTCCTACGGGTGCCCATCGAGCGACACCGGACGCGGACCATCGCCGACTCCTCGATCTACCACCTCCAGTTCAAGCGGGAACAGATCGCCCTGACCGCGCCCCTGTCCCGCCGAGCGCCGGTGGTCTGGACGGAGCACGGGCGGTGGATGGGCGGTCCGGCCGGCCGGCTGCTGCTCGCGGGTTACGCGCGCGCGGCCGAGCACGTCTCCCGGGTGGTCTGCGTCAGCGCGGCCGTGGCCAGCGACCTGGAACCCGTGGTCGGCCGGGACAAGCTCGTCGTGGTCCCGAATTCGATCGACACCCGGCGCTACGCCGCCCCGTCGGCCCCGGCGCGGGCGGCGTTGCGCCGACAGTTGCTGCCGAGCCACCTCCAGGACCGCCGGGTCGCCGTCCTCGCCGCGCGGCTGCACGCCGCCAAGCGGCACGACCGGGCCATCGCGGCGGCAACGGCCAGCGGAAGCGCCCTGCTCGTCGTCGGCGACGGGCCCGACCGCGAGCGGCTGGAACGGCTCAGCGCGGGCAACACCGACGTGCACTTCACGGGCCACCGGGAGGACGTACCCGACCTCCTCGCGGCCAGCGACTTCTACCTCTACTGCGGGGCCGAGACCGACGGCACGCCGACCTGCGTGCTTGAGGCGACCGCCGCCGGGCTGCCGGTCGTGGCGTTCCGGGGTGATCCCGGGACGGAACTGGTCGCCCGCTGCGGTGGCCTCGTGGTGGAGGACCCGTCAGAACTGACGGCCGAGCGGGCATCGGCGATGCTGGAACTCCGCGGCGGCGGCGTCGCATACGTCGAGCAACAGCACGGCCGCGAGAGCTGGCTCGACGGGTATGAACGCATCTTCGGGGAGTGTCTCCGTTGA